One window from the genome of Pedobacter schmidteae encodes:
- a CDS encoding ABC transporter ATP-binding protein — protein sequence MSKITGDAFNVSLLKRVFQYVKPYRKIFILSIILTILLALIAPARPFLIQHTLDNYIMKGHYNGLLTMTILMLVLLVLQAGIQFSHTLLTNTLGQSAIRDLRINVFNHITKLRLKYFDNTPIGQLITRTVSDLETIAEIFSEGLIVIIGDILMVIVIIGVMVYKDWALTLVVLLPMPLLILATSIFQKAIKSAFQEIRTEVSNLNTYLQEHISGVSIIQYFAREEQEYKKFVKINARYRDANIRSNWYYSIFFPVVEIISAMSLGLLVWYGSRSILAKPLDVTPGTIAEFILYINMLFRPIRELADKFNTLQMGMVGAERVFKVLDTDEITENKGSFVPEKMRGAISFDQVWFAYNDENYVLKNISFQVPAGKTIALVGATGAGKSSTINILNRFYEIQKGEIKVDGVKIEDYELSYLRSNIATVLQDVFLFSDTIFNNITLNNPAIAMEEVVDAAKKVGAHDFIERLPGGYQYNVMERGATLSAGQAQLISFIRALVYNPSILVLDEATSSVDTETEMLIQRAIENLMQGRTSIVIAHRLSTIQKADQILVLDKGEIKEMGTHQQLLKLNGYYKKLYDLQFSSAGVEK from the coding sequence ATGTCAAAAATAACAGGTGATGCGTTTAATGTGAGCTTATTGAAAAGAGTATTTCAATATGTGAAGCCTTATCGTAAAATCTTTATTCTGTCTATCATTTTAACCATATTGCTGGCCTTAATAGCACCGGCCAGGCCGTTTCTTATTCAGCATACACTGGATAACTACATCATGAAAGGACATTACAATGGGCTGCTGACCATGACCATACTGATGCTGGTATTGTTGGTTTTGCAGGCGGGTATTCAGTTTAGTCATACCTTGCTCACCAATACATTGGGGCAGTCGGCCATACGCGATTTAAGGATCAACGTATTTAATCACATTACAAAGCTGCGGTTAAAGTACTTTGACAACACACCCATCGGGCAGCTCATTACCCGTACGGTATCAGATCTGGAAACCATTGCCGAGATTTTTTCCGAGGGACTGATTGTGATTATTGGCGATATCCTGATGGTGATTGTGATCATCGGGGTGATGGTGTATAAAGACTGGGCGCTTACCCTGGTGGTATTGCTGCCTATGCCGCTGCTGATTCTGGCCACCTCTATTTTTCAGAAAGCCATTAAATCGGCTTTTCAGGAAATCAGAACCGAGGTATCCAATTTAAATACCTACCTGCAGGAGCACATATCCGGCGTTTCTATCATTCAATATTTTGCGCGCGAGGAACAGGAGTATAAAAAGTTTGTAAAGATCAACGCCCGCTATCGCGATGCCAATATCCGGTCCAACTGGTACTATTCTATTTTCTTTCCAGTGGTCGAGATCATTTCGGCTATGTCGCTGGGCTTGTTGGTGTGGTATGGCTCGCGCAGTATTCTGGCCAAACCTTTGGATGTAACACCGGGTACCATTGCCGAATTTATACTGTACATCAATATGCTGTTCAGGCCTATCCGCGAGCTGGCTGATAAATTCAATACCCTGCAAATGGGGATGGTAGGGGCCGAGAGGGTATTTAAAGTATTGGATACAGACGAGATTACCGAAAACAAAGGCTCATTTGTTCCTGAAAAAATGCGTGGAGCGATATCTTTTGATCAGGTATGGTTTGCTTACAACGACGAGAACTATGTGCTGAAAAACATTTCCTTCCAGGTACCTGCAGGCAAAACCATTGCGCTTGTTGGTGCTACTGGGGCCGGCAAATCTTCCACTATTAACATCCTGAACCGCTTTTATGAAATTCAGAAGGGGGAGATCAAAGTAGACGGGGTTAAAATTGAGGATTATGAACTCAGTTACCTGCGTAGTAATATTGCTACGGTGTTGCAGGATGTATTCCTGTTTTCGGATACGATATTTAACAACATCACGCTCAACAACCCGGCTATTGCCATGGAAGAAGTGGTAGATGCCGCTAAAAAAGTAGGGGCACATGATTTTATTGAACGCCTGCCTGGGGGGTATCAATACAATGTGATGGAAAGGGGGGCAACTTTATCGGCCGGACAAGCGCAGCTGATTTCTTTTATTCGTGCGCTGGTGTATAATCCGTCAATTTTGGTACTGGATGAAGCGACCTCTTCTGTAGATACGGAAACCGAGATGCTGATTCAAAGGGCTATTGAAAACCTGATGCAAGGCCGGACATCTATTGTAATTGCCCACCGCTTGTCTACCATACAAAAGGCCGATCAGATCCTGGTATTGGATAAAGGGGAGATCAAAGAAATGGGTACACATCAGCAATTGCT
- the truA gene encoding tRNA pseudouridine(38-40) synthase TruA: protein MQRYFIELSYDGTAYHGWQVQPNATTVQECLDKALSVYFRQPIATLGCGRTDTGVHATQFYAHFDLDTEPAAETAASPAKKQPDLLRAVTGINSLLPYQIGVKRIFEVFETAHARFDATERAYHYHLHFHKDPFKINRSWLFKGQLNVAAMNQAAQALLQYTDFSCFSKSHTQTFTNNCKVTEAFFEEKEGGLQFTIRADRFLRNMVRAIVGTLISVGQNELTLEQFKDIIVSKNRSNAGQSVPACGLYLVNVIYPFVK, encoded by the coding sequence ATGCAACGGTATTTCATCGAATTGTCGTACGACGGCACCGCTTATCATGGTTGGCAGGTACAGCCCAATGCAACCACTGTGCAGGAATGTCTGGACAAAGCTTTATCTGTTTATTTCAGGCAGCCCATAGCCACTTTAGGCTGTGGACGTACCGATACAGGCGTTCACGCTACCCAGTTTTATGCCCATTTCGATCTGGACACCGAACCCGCTGCCGAAACAGCAGCCAGCCCTGCCAAAAAACAGCCTGATCTTTTGCGCGCGGTAACTGGCATCAATTCGCTGTTACCTTATCAAATTGGCGTAAAACGAATATTTGAGGTTTTTGAAACTGCCCATGCGCGTTTTGATGCTACTGAAAGGGCCTACCATTATCACCTGCATTTTCATAAAGACCCGTTCAAAATTAACCGCTCTTGGTTATTTAAAGGACAGTTAAATGTTGCAGCAATGAACCAGGCGGCCCAGGCGTTGTTACAGTATACTGATTTTTCCTGTTTCAGCAAGTCCCACACCCAAACTTTTACCAATAACTGCAAAGTTACTGAAGCTTTTTTTGAAGAAAAGGAGGGTGGACTGCAGTTTACCATCAGGGCTGATCGTTTTTTGAGGAATATGGTAAGGGCTATAGTAGGTACCCTGATCAGTGTTGGCCAAAATGAACTTACGCTGGAACAGTTTAAAGACATCATCGTCAGTAAAAACCGAAGTAATGCCGGACAGTCGGTTCCCGCTTGCGGTTTATATTTAGTAAATGTAATTTACCCCTTTGTAAAATAA
- a CDS encoding DUF4293 domain-containing protein — MIQRVQSIWLLLATLALICMLFFPLLTKNVNDTEYSINTIGLRQELKTAAAGGMKVELSFVPLALNIAAALFCLGSIFLFRNRSTQKKVILVAILMIIALSVLCGINTQQLPGGIDGVSVKGTAILPLLALIFSLLAIRGIRKDEQLLKSADRLR; from the coding sequence ATGATACAAAGAGTGCAATCTATATGGCTTTTACTGGCGACTTTAGCGCTAATCTGTATGTTATTTTTTCCATTACTAACCAAAAATGTGAACGATACGGAATATAGCATTAATACTATTGGCTTGCGCCAGGAGTTGAAAACAGCTGCAGCTGGCGGCATGAAAGTTGAATTATCTTTTGTACCATTGGCTCTAAATATTGCAGCAGCCCTGTTTTGTCTGGGTAGTATATTTTTGTTCAGAAACCGTAGCACGCAAAAGAAAGTAATACTGGTAGCTATTTTAATGATTATTGCTTTGTCTGTATTGTGCGGCATCAATACACAACAATTGCCCGGCGGGATAGATGGAGTGTCAGTTAAAGGGACCGCAATTTTACCCCTGCTTGCCCTCATATTTTCGTTGCTTGCCATCCGCGGAATCAGGAAAGATGAACAGTTATTGAAATCAGCCGACAGACTAAGATAA